TCACTCAGTTCTTCATACAGTAAATCTAATCCAATTAATACTCTTTCTCTGTCTGACAGATCACCAATAATTTTCCGCACAGGTGGGGGCAAAATTTTTGATAATGTTGGTGTGGCTAAGATTTTATCTTCTTCAGCTAGTTGGGGATTTTTCATGACATCGATGACTTTCAGTGCATAAACACCTTGAAACTCTTGGTCTAATATGTTTTTTAGTGTTTTTAATGCCCGAACTGAGTTAGGAGTGTTCCCCGCTACGTAAAGCTTGAGAACATAAGTTTTTCTGGCTTTATTCATAAAAATACAAACTTAAACATACAAACTAAAATAAAATCTGATTTTAATGATATTAGAGAAATACACACTTTTTTGGCTTTTGTGATTGTTGAGTATATTTTAGTTGATGGGTAAAATGCATTATTTAGAAATTGCACATCTATAGGCTTCACATAGGTGTGCTAGGACATCTATGAGAGTCAAACGGTAATCAAGTAATGTCTCATTAGTCCTTCCTTCTAATTTTAGCTGTTTAGAAAATTCATCAATGAGTTCCATGTGAATTTCTATAATTTGAGGCACAGGAATATTAGCACAAAATACTGTGTTGATAAATTTATCAATTTTTTCTTTCAAGGTTTTGTCTGTAGTAAAGTAATCTATAAGAATCTGGCGATAATCAGATTTAATTTGTTGTAACAATACCCGCTGATCCACTTGAGTCATTTGCTGAAAAACCTGTTGTGGTTTTTGCTGCTGGCACGCAAACACGTAAAAATATTGGTCTATAAAATTTTGATTAAGATTCGCTGGCAACCAATTTAGTAAGTAGTAAAGTCTAGCTGTGGTGGCGGCAACTAAAGTCGATGTGCTAAATTGAGCAAAATTAGACTGAAGTAGGTAACCATTGTTTGGGTTCAACGGTATTTGGATGCCTAGCTCATCTAGATTATCTAAAATTTTTTTAACATTTGGTTGGAAA
This window of the Nostoc sp. HK-01 genome carries:
- a CDS encoding KaiA family protein; protein product: MLLPILFFQPNVKKILDNLDELGIQIPLNPNNGYLLQSNFAQFSTSTLVAATTARLYYLLNWLPANLNQNFIDQYFYVFACQQQKPQQVFQQMTQVDQRVLLQQIKSDYRQILIDYFTTDKTLKEKIDKFINTVFCANIPVPQIIEIHMELIDEFSKQLKLEGRTNETLLDYRLTLIDVLAHLCEAYRCAISK
- the kaiB gene encoding circadian oscillation regulator KaiB, whose protein sequence is MNKARKTYVLKLYVAGNTPNSVRALKTLKNILDQEFQGVYALKVIDVMKNPQLAEEDKILATPTLSKILPPPVRKIIGDLSDRERVLIGLDLLYEELSEEDWEESHNL